The Perca fluviatilis chromosome 3, GENO_Pfluv_1.0, whole genome shotgun sequence nucleotide sequence GTACTTTTCgtgtttttgtcaaaaaaataattcatcTGAACTCAAGACATTTAAACATAATAAACATGTacacaagttttttttcaacTCAGATTTGAAATAGTAAATTTGAACTCTCCTAGACCCTAAAACGTAACATTTTGAGGAATGCCACAGCTTCGGCATAAACCTAACTCCCTAACGGAGTATTTGATCAGTGTTTCAACCTATGCATCAGTCATAATTAACGCATGCTATGCAGGCAGTCAGACcttgttcaaaccatagactgtatagtaTTAGTCTATGGTTCAAACCCACAgaccttttattttgaaatatagtGACTATTCCAAAGATACCAAATGTCAGGTTCAGTTTGGGGAAATGTGTGTAAATTGGTGCACAAAAATACACCTAgaatatttccatttgatgGAGTGGTCagccaaaacaaaacatgtcttGGGTTCACTCTGTAAACAACATACAGCAATTGAACTTGTTGAAACAAGCTGGTaaataatatattgtatatactCTCAGACAGTGTGCAATAAGCCTGTAGTTTTAGGACTAATATTCTTACAACTAATCTCACTATATTTTAACCTGTTTATTCAGTGGCAGGTCTTTCCAGATGTTCTCATCTCACACTCATGAGGGCACATTCAACGACATCACCCCTCCATCAGGGTGTTCCTGGATCACTGTGGAAGCTGGGGAGGCTAAACCACATTGCCATCGCTGTCCCAGACATGGAGAAGGCCACAGCTCTGTATCGGGACGTGCTGGGGGCCACAGTAAGTGACAAGGTACCCCTGCCCGAGCACGGCGTCTACACTGTGTTTGTGGAGCTCGGCAACACTAAGCTGGAGCTGCTCCATCCTCTGGGGGAGAAGAGCCCGATCGCTGGCTTCTTACAGAAGAACAAGTCTGGAGGAATGCACCACATTTGTATTGAGGTGAGACAGAAATTATAGCATGTCGTAGGGATTACACTCAGTGGACACTTTATCAGGTACACCTGATCAGTATTGGGCTTTAACCCTCAGATAAGCTTGAATAGAACTTTGTCACTGAAAACATTATCTGTCATAGCACAATACAGTAAGTACAGGTGTAACTGGCAACATTAATTTAGGCTCTGTTCCCTTTGCAAGTGAGTCAGCTGGCACAATAGGCTTTTTTGACAGCAGAAATTATGATGTGTCATTCttggaaaagcacaggtgttataTTATTGATGGCTCTGTTCTGTTCAACTGTCCATCACTTgtaagccatgacagtgtgaaagcatgaacaataccaggaccctgacaCCAAAGTAGCTAAATAGAATTTAGCCAtcaataattttattatttacacttgtgcttttctcACTGTGACAGGTCTGTTTGAATTTTGTCCGATGAAGGTCTGAGGACCAAAAGTTGTGTTAATTGAGTTCAAGCAGTAGTCAACTGGTATTAGAAACAACATTACATAAGTTGTCCACATTCTATACCTTATCTGAACCAGTCAGTCCTCTGTTATACTTTGGACACCAATACAGCAAAAACTGTACATTTTCTGCACTCAATTTCTTTACTGTGCAATAAAGATTATTAGTATGATAGTGTGTATCAGACTAACCAAAGTTAGAAAAATAATTTACAGTTTTCCTCTTGGTCGCAGGTAGACGACATTAACTCTGCGATAGCCGACCTGAAAGCAAAGAACATCAGAACTCTGTCAGCAGAGCCCCGGATAGGTGCTCACGGGAAACCAGTGATGTTTCTCCATCCTAAAGACTGTGACGGTGTGCTGGTGGAGCTTGAAGAAGCATGAACATGTCAGTCTGACTAGGATTGTTGTTAATTGTTAATTCACATTTGTATATTCCACAATCAGTTTGACAacaaatgttgattttgtaaTATTGTTCTATAGCACTTAAGATTGTGCTCTTCTCATTTCAGAAATGTGCCTCAAAGTTATTCTTCCAGGTCTGTTCTTGACTTCCCTGTTGTGTTGGGAATAAATTGTATGGTGTTCAATGGATGTCCATTTGCATTTGAGTCAGGAGTCTGACTTCACTCCACTATACTTTAACAAAAAGTAGAATGACTACATACAACCATAAGCAGAATATAGGCCAAATTTCCTAATAGGATTCATATGTTTTGACtacaaaaaagatataaaatgtattcaaacaTTAAAAACGTTAGGTGAAACCGAAATAGGAAACATACTTAAGTTCAGAGTGCAGTACAGTAAAGTTGGCCAAAGATTCAAAATCAGACACGTTTTCTTGGCATGCAGTATAAATAGTGAATATAAACACTTGTTTCTCCTTTTATTAAAGTTGATTGTTAattatgtaaaaatgtaatattatgtAAACCACTAGGAGTGACTCTAGTACCAACAGTCTGTATCCCTGAAAGAAAACAGACCTCTGTGATTATAAAAGAGAACCCGGGGATGGTGACCGCAGACCTACGCACAAACATTTCATTTACACTTCCTGTAAAATGTTCTAAGTTTCAGTGTTAGAAATCCCCTGATTACTTGACTTTTTATAAGCCCTAGAGATGCTCCAAACAATCaacatacatactgtaacttTTAAAATGAGTCTTTGGAACCAGGTTTTGAAATACTTGGGCACAAAAGAGACAAGGGACAATTTGCTAATGCCTTGAACGGCAAATGATCATAATTAGTTTCACGTCAAGCTACTTATTTTTGGTGTATATTTTCTAAGGACCACAGGCTGAGGAAAACAGTAATTATGTTCTTCACATTCAGATAAACattgtgattattttctcaattaccAGTCTCTGGAGTCTCATTCagctaccaaaatgttgccTGTCCATCAGTTTAAATACAATACCAATAGtcagatctttaaaaaacatgtaATTTGAAAAGATAAAAAGCAGACACTGTTCTTACTTTGCTCACTTGAGTGAAATCATACTAAAAAGGTGTCAGCTGTGACTGCCTAGTTCTGTTTTCTCTGGTAATGGAAGTGAAACAGATTATTAGTACTACCTGTTTACCGGTGGGGGAATTTTGCGGTTTTTCAGATACAGAGCTCAATAGACCATTCAAATGGTCTACCGTTTAAcatttggacaaaaaaaaaaaaaagaagactaaTCAGAATCCAGAGGGTTCgttttatttagtttgattAACAGCTGCTGGcataaaacacagcaaataCATAGTAATGACTTAGGCATAGCTGACAGCAAAAAGAGAAGTGGAATATAGAAAAGTGGGCTTTGAAGGTAAAAGCGTACAGCTCTGGGAACTGGGGATCGGTGAAGTAACTGTAAAGTGGAGGGATCAGCAATAGCAACATGATATGATGTTTAAATGACTAGCAGGTGCAGATGGCTTATGTGGAAAACACGTGAAAGCAAGATACCAATATACATATATGGAAAGCTATTGCAAAAGGTGATCCGGAGGGATTTAGCTGCTTTCTTTGCCCAGGGTGTGTTTGTCAAACAGGTACTCTGCCATGCCGTTCTGAGGAGCTCCCATGCGGCGCAGGTTGGTCACCCAGTCTGCCAGTTCTTTGATGGACTTCACCTGCTCATCCAGGTAGTGTGTCTCGATGAAATCACACATCTAAAAGAAAGAGTAATCAAATTAGAGAACTGAAACACACTCACTGAAGTGAACTGAAAGAATGCCTAATATGGCAtggtctttgttttgttttcatttacctgctaaaatattttgaaattaaCATAAGCAAAGATTACACACAAATTTGAATTGACACTTTCGTGAGGATTCTTTTCTGATGGTACAATCATCAAGTCTTATTTTCGAACTGTTAAGTGAGTTATAGCTATGTCAAAGCCACTGgatttgaaaacaaaacttGTTCTGTAtatagatttataaaaaaagaagaaaaaaaaaaaaaaaactcagatgtACTTTGTAAATCTCATATAGGCCACATCAAAGTCTGACAGGTGTTTTCACATcttgcaaaaaataaaaggaaacctGCAGGTTTCCAACCGATGTGCATGTCTTAAGTTAAATTCTATAACAGGCTACACAAGAGCTAACTAGATCGGTAGCTGGATCTGCTAATGTCCTCATTAAAATACTTCAtagttattttaatttttgattGGTGGTCTCTAAAATgggacaaagaagaaaaaaaattgtacgATGCTTTGCAACCATCAAGCATCAACACTCACATGTGGGTCATTGTGATCAGAGCAGAGCTTGTGCAGGTCCAGCAGTGACTGGTTCACACTCTTCTCAAGCTGCAGGGCACATTCAAGAGCCTCAACTCCACTGGCCCACTCATCCCTCTCTGGCTTCTGAAATACAGAGCAGGTCAGGAAATCAGTGAGACACTTATTAATGAGAGGTAGGAAGCCAACGACCCAGTCCAGACAGTGGGAGAGGGGGTTTGCAGTTTAAcgggttgtgtttgtgtgtcagtaaAAGATAAGCGATGCAGCACACTCACGCCCTTTGTATCTTTTTGGCCTTAGGTTACCCTCCCAACACACGCTATACGATAACCCCATTGCTTTAGTTAAACACACATTAGGccaatttattaattaaaaaaaacaacaacatttgaGCAAATTTCAGCTCATACCTTGACATCTTTTAAGAAGATCCTTCCCCCCCTCTGGTTCTGCAGTTTCATCAGCTTCTCAGCATGTTCACGCTCCTCGTGTGACTGATTGCGGAAAAACTTGGCAAAGTTGTGCAATGCCTGGTCATCCCGGTCAAAGTAGTATGCCTGTGAGGAGGAAAGAAGGGAATGTTGGGGTTTTAAAAAATGATAAATTTCATTTCCTTCAGGTGAAGAACCTAGAAATTCATGAAATGTGGCTCAAACACATATACCAAGATAATTACACACAGCTAAAACTAGCCCTGGATGCAGAGTTTAATACGCTGAAATTCtgttataaaatacattttccaaCAGTAGCTTCCATCTTTTACAATTCATCTTAACTGTTAAGCACTGTGTTGCTTCTATTAAATAGGTTATACtactaatatattttatttaaaatgaaaatgttcatgTGTGTGGGATCAATAGGTGAAAGCTGTGCTTCAAATGAAGCCCATTTTTTAAGGTCAGGCGATGCACTCTCTGCCCTGTCTCTATAAATATACTGGTCTCAAAAGGAACTTCAACCTTTGTTTTATTACTCAGCCACACAACAATGATTTACCCTCAGTTTAAAACACAGGATATCAAATGGACACATAAAAGCTCAATCACTCTAACGGCTGCTCTGACAGTAGCTTTTATTCTTAGCAGTGGGCTATACAGTCAAGTTAAATAGGAATTGGATCACTTCTTTATAATAACTGGTATAAACAGTTCCCCTTATGCTGTTCCACCCTGGGTTTTCCACTTATCTTTGTTCACACTTTTTTCTTAACTATTTATTGGACTCTCACCATAGACAGATAGACGTACGAAGCATACAGCTCCAGGTTGATCTGCATGTTGATTGCAGCCTCGCAGTCCTGGTGGAAGTTCTGTCTCACTTGGGAACTCATGGTTCTgaaacacagcaaaaaaaagaaatcattacTAGACAAACAAACCACACTCAAAATTATACAACTCAAATTTGTCAAATCTGAGGCAGAATCTTGTCCCTGAAGTAAAAGCTAAGAATTGCCAGAAAATCATATTAACATTACAGTTGGTTTTACCAGCTCTAATATGTTACATTGGCATCAAACACCGCATGCAAGTATTAGTGATAGCTTTAAATCGCGATTATGGCAAGCCGTTTTAACATGTAAGAGTCACACTCCAAGCTATCTGTAATTACATGATAGCTAGATATCCAAATGCCCATAACGTAATACGTATCCAGTCTAGCTATTACATGTCAAAACGACTTACCATGCACCcctgttaaaatatacagttcCTTAAAGGAACGGTTACCGTTTAGTTTGACAAATCCAGTGTAAGAGATTACGCAAAGGGTGGAGAGCCAACTGCGCCAAGGCCATAGTGGCGGGCGGCACGAGATAAACAACCGCACCAGTAAGGTTACCTTACTCTGCTGAACATAGACCAACATTAACATTAGTCGCCGGTGTAGGTTCCTGAGTGACAAACAAATATAAGTACAAGGAGACATAAAACTTAGAGATGAACTCTTACCAAATCTTAGCGGCAGGTCTTCTTGTGGTGAGGTCGAAAAGCTGTACGAGTGGCTAGCAAAACaaacagttaacgttagctagctagctagcaagatGAACGTGTTCAGGATAAACTTAGCTAGCTGAGGTTTTAAGGTAATTCAAATTTGATCAGATTGTTATCGATGGTGGTCTGAGTTATCAAAGCGATTTGCAGGTCTTTGAATACAGTTGAAAGGTTGCCGTTCAAGCACTGTTGAAGCAGGTAACCTTCACTGTCCGCTAACAAGAAATCGACTGCGCGAGTTTCGGCCTGAACCTCGGCTGATAAACAGATGGTATGGACCGTGACGTCACTGCCAGGAAGAGGGAGGGGTATGGCCATAATATACATCAGTCTATGGGTATATGACAAAAAGACACGGAGGGAAGgcctgtaaaaaaagaagaaaaagaaaacttggaggcttaaaatgtttgtgtatttttgttgatataGGTTCTTTATGTGTATAAACGCATGTGACGTTAACTTCCCCCACTGTTcttttttctaaacccaaccgtcccgttgttgtcgcACATCCCCCGGAGACCGCGGATCGTGTCCCAGCGTGTGACGTGTCCTTtctccgttcttcttttcctaaacccaagatgcttcccattacgtGCTGATCACCACATATCTATAGCATACAACATCCTCTATCCTCAGACCttcaacataattaaaaaaaaaaaaaaaaactcttagaGCTACCATCTActcttttatttactttatttttgaaGACCTTTCTATTTTAtgctgcatttctttaaattgttaatttcttctcctgcactgtaacttttattctcatattttatttgttaatatttttgaatgtttttaactgctctttaatgttttatgtaaagcactataaattaccttgttgctgaaatgtgctatacaatcAAAGTTGCCTAGCCTTTCTGACTCATGGCATGATTCAGCACAttagaaaactttgaaaagttGGGGATTTAGTAACAGTCTTATAGACGCACACGAGGACATGACTAATTGGTGTATTGAGACGTGCAGTGTCTTGTGTCATGTTAAAAGTTCATAGAACAGTTGCTTTTTCTATCCTTGACCAGGCTATATTCCCAACTGGGCTAAGTGGGCAACTGCCTCTGGGTACCAAAAGCCCCAGATTCACAGGTTCTCTGTGTGGCAGTTGGTTTGTGGTAATCTGAATAAT carries:
- the mcee gene encoding methylmalonyl-CoA epimerase, mitochondrial; translation: MASAVLKVAVAGLSRCSHLTLMRAHSTTSPLHQGVPGSLWKLGRLNHIAIAVPDMEKATALYRDVLGATVSDKVPLPEHGVYTVFVELGNTKLELLHPLGEKSPIAGFLQKNKSGGMHHICIEVDDINSAIADLKAKNIRTLSAEPRIGAHGKPVMFLHPKDCDGVLVELEEA
- the fth1a gene encoding ferritin, heavy polypeptide 1a encodes the protein MSSQVRQNFHQDCEAAINMQINLELYASYVYLSMAYYFDRDDQALHNFAKFFRNQSHEEREHAEKLMKLQNQRGGRIFLKDVKKPERDEWASGVEALECALQLEKSVNQSLLDLHKLCSDHNDPHMCDFIETHYLDEQVKSIKELADWVTNLRRMGAPQNGMAEYLFDKHTLGKESS